One Mangrovimonas cancribranchiae DNA segment encodes these proteins:
- a CDS encoding tRNA (guanine-N1)-methyltransferase: MKSLTLSILFTVFSIALYAQEDDNLSLSSGTIDNQFEYVIRKSNNYQQYKVVKKTWLYTLKAHTLDSLKALHENLAKTQTVIDNQSKEITKLNANLSNTQNTLNKTNEEKNNMALFGMQMSKSSYNTLMWSIIIGLLGFLLFFIYKFKNSNTITREAKKSLSEVEEEFEEHRKRALEREQKVRRQLQDEINKQKNN; encoded by the coding sequence ATGAAATCCTTAACATTATCCATTTTATTTACAGTATTTTCTATTGCCTTATATGCACAAGAAGACGATAATCTCTCTTTAAGCAGTGGCACTATAGATAATCAGTTTGAATATGTTATAAGAAAATCTAACAATTACCAACAATATAAAGTGGTAAAGAAAACTTGGCTTTATACTTTAAAAGCGCATACGTTAGACTCTTTAAAAGCATTACATGAAAATTTGGCAAAAACCCAAACTGTAATTGATAATCAATCAAAAGAAATCACAAAACTAAATGCCAATTTAAGTAATACCCAAAATACATTAAATAAAACCAATGAAGAGAAAAATAACATGGCTCTTTTTGGCATGCAAATGAGTAAAAGCAGTTACAATACATTAATGTGGTCTATTATTATCGGGCTTTTAGGATTCTTATTATTCTTTATATACAAATTTAAAAACAGTAATACCATTACTCGTGAGGCAAAAAAATCGCTTTCCGAAGTAGAAGAAGAATTTGAAGAACATAGAAAACGTGCTCTTGAAAGAGAACAAAAAGTGCGTCGCCAATTACAAGACGAAATCAATAAGCAAAAAAACAACTAA
- a CDS encoding NADP-dependent isocitrate dehydrogenase: MAKSPTIFYTKTDEAPALATHSFLPIVRAFTKSSGINIETKDISLAGRILATFPDFLNDDQKVEDALGTLGELVKLPETNIIKLPNISASVPQLMAAIKELQDKGFNIPNYPEEPQSDAEKDIKSRYDKIKGSAVNPVLREGNSDRRAPKAVKNFAKKNPHSMGAWSSNSKSHVATMEQGDFAHTEKSLTLPEATNIKIVHTDDNGNETILKQPFPIQKGEIIDGSVMSKLALITFLKEQVKEAKAKDILFSLHMKATMMKVSDPIIFGHAVKVFFADVFNKYADVFEEIGVEENNGLGNVLSKLEELPSDKKEEILKAIETTIENGPDLAMVNSDKGITNLHVPSDVIIDASMPAMIRNSGQMWNAQGNTQDTIAVIPDSSYAGVYTATIDFCKENGAFDPTTMGTVPNVGLMAQKAEEYGSHDKTFEIVSNGTVKVIDDAGNTLIEHTVKAGDIWRMCQTKDAPIQDWVKLAVTRARASQTPAVFWLNENRAHDAELIKKVNTYLPNHDTSGLDIRILSPIEATNFTLKRIKKGEDTISVTGNVLRDYLTDLFPILEVGTSAKMLSIVPLMNGGGLFETGAGGSAPKHVQQLLEENHLRWDSLGEFLALAVSLEHLSETFGNAKAKILADALDDATEKLLENKKGPSRKAGELDNRGSHFYLAMYWAEALANQDEDTDLKTEFTPIYKTLSENENAIVNELNKIQGKPTSIGGYYEPVEELTSQVMRPSQTLNNIINA; encoded by the coding sequence ATGGCAAAATCTCCAACTATTTTTTATACCAAAACAGATGAAGCTCCAGCATTGGCAACGCATTCATTTTTACCAATTGTAAGAGCATTTACAAAATCGTCTGGTATTAATATAGAAACCAAAGACATCTCGTTAGCAGGCAGAATCTTAGCTACTTTCCCAGATTTTTTAAATGACGATCAAAAAGTAGAAGACGCCCTTGGTACTCTTGGAGAATTGGTAAAATTACCAGAAACAAATATTATTAAATTACCTAATATTAGTGCTTCAGTTCCTCAGTTAATGGCAGCTATTAAAGAACTTCAAGACAAAGGGTTTAATATTCCTAACTATCCTGAAGAACCACAATCTGATGCCGAAAAAGACATTAAATCACGTTACGATAAAATTAAAGGTAGTGCTGTAAACCCAGTACTTCGCGAAGGAAACTCAGATCGTCGTGCACCAAAAGCAGTAAAAAACTTTGCTAAGAAAAACCCACATAGTATGGGGGCTTGGAGCTCAAACTCCAAATCACATGTAGCAACTATGGAACAAGGCGATTTTGCTCATACTGAAAAATCGTTAACACTACCAGAAGCTACCAATATTAAAATTGTTCATACTGATGACAATGGAAATGAAACCATTTTAAAACAACCATTTCCTATTCAAAAAGGAGAAATCATCGATGGCTCAGTCATGAGTAAATTGGCTTTAATAACCTTCTTAAAAGAACAAGTTAAAGAAGCTAAAGCTAAAGATATTCTTTTTTCATTACATATGAAAGCAACCATGATGAAGGTTTCCGATCCTATCATCTTTGGCCATGCTGTAAAAGTATTTTTTGCCGATGTTTTCAATAAATATGCTGATGTTTTTGAAGAAATTGGTGTAGAAGAAAACAATGGACTAGGAAACGTGCTTTCTAAACTAGAAGAACTTCCTTCAGATAAAAAAGAGGAGATTTTAAAAGCCATTGAAACAACCATTGAAAATGGCCCAGATTTAGCAATGGTGAATTCCGATAAAGGTATTACAAACCTTCACGTCCCTAGTGATGTTATTATTGATGCCTCCATGCCAGCAATGATTCGTAATTCGGGACAAATGTGGAATGCCCAAGGAAACACACAAGACACCATAGCTGTAATACCAGATAGTAGTTATGCTGGCGTTTACACAGCAACTATAGATTTCTGTAAAGAAAATGGTGCTTTCGATCCTACAACAATGGGTACCGTTCCTAACGTGGGACTTATGGCACAAAAAGCTGAAGAATATGGATCTCACGATAAAACTTTTGAAATCGTTTCAAACGGAACCGTAAAAGTTATTGATGATGCTGGAAATACTCTAATCGAGCATACTGTAAAGGCAGGAGACATCTGGCGTATGTGCCAAACAAAAGACGCACCAATTCAAGATTGGGTAAAACTAGCTGTAACAAGAGCGCGTGCATCGCAAACTCCAGCCGTATTTTGGTTAAACGAAAACCGTGCTCACGATGCCGAGCTAATTAAAAAAGTAAATACATACTTACCTAACCACGATACATCAGGATTAGATATTAGAATCCTATCGCCTATCGAAGCAACAAACTTCACTTTAAAACGTATTAAGAAAGGAGAAGACACTATTTCGGTAACAGGAAATGTATTGCGTGATTATTTAACCGACCTATTCCCTATTCTAGAAGTAGGAACTAGTGCCAAAATGCTATCAATAGTTCCATTAATGAATGGTGGTGGCTTATTTGAAACTGGTGCCGGCGGATCTGCTCCTAAACACGTACAACAATTATTAGAAGAAAACCACTTACGCTGGGATTCACTTGGTGAATTTTTAGCATTAGCTGTATCTCTAGAACATTTAAGCGAAACCTTTGGTAATGCTAAAGCAAAAATTTTAGCAGATGCACTAGATGACGCTACCGAGAAGTTATTAGAAAACAAAAAAGGCCCTTCTAGAAAAGCAGGAGAACTTGATAATCGTGGTAGTCACTTCTATTTGGCTATGTATTGGGCAGAAGCCTTGGCAAATCAAGACGAAGACACCGATTTAAAAACCGAGTTTACCCCTATCTATAAAACACTCTCAGAAAATGAAAATGCTATAGTAAATGAATTAAATAAAATTCAAGGCAAACCAACTTCTATTGGAGGTTATTACGAACCTGTCGAAGAATTAACATCACAAGTCATGCGTCCAAGTCAAACACTTAATAATATAATAAACGCATAA
- a CDS encoding pentapeptide repeat-containing protein, with protein MDLPFISEQHFKSQNYSTNKISKAEYDNCTFEDCDFSNSDISNNVFLECTFINCNFSNCNVTHTSFNHVDFIDCKLTGVQFNTCNAFLLTFSFNNCYLELASFQDLKIPNTQFNDCIMHQTDFSNTNISKSILNHCDLKSAIFENTNLESSNLSTAYNYKINPERNKITKAKFSKEQVLGLLTHYKIIVE; from the coding sequence ATGGATTTACCTTTTATTTCAGAACAACATTTTAAAAGTCAAAACTACTCTACCAACAAAATATCTAAAGCAGAATACGATAATTGCACATTCGAAGACTGTGATTTCTCAAATTCAGATATTAGCAACAATGTTTTTTTAGAATGCACTTTTATTAATTGTAACTTTAGTAATTGTAATGTTACCCATACAAGCTTTAATCACGTTGATTTTATAGACTGCAAATTAACGGGCGTACAGTTTAACACTTGTAATGCATTTCTATTAACGTTTAGTTTTAATAACTGCTATTTAGAGCTAGCATCTTTTCAAGACTTAAAAATACCTAATACACAATTTAATGATTGTATTATGCATCAAACCGATTTTAGCAATACAAACATCTCAAAATCAATACTAAACCATTGTGATTTAAAATCGGCTATCTTCGAAAATACAAATTTAGAAAGCAGCAATTTAAGTACGGCTTACAACTATAAAATTAACCCTGAAAGAAATAAAATAACTAAAGCTAAATTCTCAAAAGAACAAGTCTTAGGATTACTCACACATTATAAGATAATAGTAGAATAA
- a CDS encoding glyceraldehyde-3-phosphate dehydrogenase: MSLNGTYESELAFQADRRRATVEFIKIVSDLWYDKSIELVLFRNQLIDRNVSQILNLHEYACEFVQKPISIFDSVEIAQAIQTLDLPPAKLDIGKLTYEYHLEEKKYNNALAFIADKLKDANKQEPIQPKDVVLYGFGRIGRLVARELMTRTGKGSQLRLRAIVTRGDINETILKKRASLLSNDSVHGEFPGTVAADIKNKALIINGTTVNMITANAPEDIDYTAYNINDALVIDNTGAFRDDEALARHLKAKGVDKVLLTAPGKNVPNIVHGVNHLEHNPDKVDIFSAASCTTNAITPILKVMEDSFGVKSGHLETIHAYTNDQNLVDNFHKKYRRGRAAALNMVITETGAGKAVSKALPSLEGKLTSNAIRVPVPNGSLAILNLELENSTSVEGINTIIKKYALEGDLVEQIKYELSDELVSSDIVGSSAPSIYDSKATIVREDGKNAILYIWYDNEYGYSHQVIRLAKYIAKVRRHTYY, translated from the coding sequence ATGAGTCTTAACGGAACTTATGAAAGCGAATTAGCTTTTCAAGCAGACAGAAGAAGAGCTACGGTAGAATTTATTAAAATTGTAAGCGATCTTTGGTATGATAAATCTATCGAATTAGTACTTTTTAGAAATCAATTAATCGATAGAAACGTAAGTCAAATTTTAAACTTACACGAATATGCTTGCGAATTTGTACAAAAGCCTATTTCAATTTTCGATTCAGTTGAAATTGCGCAAGCTATACAAACGCTAGACTTACCTCCAGCAAAATTAGATATTGGTAAACTTACTTACGAATATCATTTAGAAGAAAAAAAATACAACAACGCTTTAGCGTTTATTGCCGATAAATTAAAAGACGCTAATAAACAAGAGCCTATTCAACCAAAAGATGTTGTGTTATATGGTTTTGGAAGAATTGGACGTTTAGTAGCCAGAGAATTAATGACGCGTACGGGCAAAGGGAGTCAGTTACGATTAAGAGCTATTGTTACACGTGGTGATATAAATGAAACCATTTTAAAGAAAAGAGCCTCTTTATTAAGTAACGATTCTGTACATGGTGAATTTCCAGGAACTGTTGCTGCCGATATAAAAAATAAAGCATTAATCATAAACGGAACTACCGTCAACATGATTACTGCAAACGCTCCAGAAGACATAGATTACACTGCTTACAATATTAACGATGCCCTAGTAATTGATAATACAGGCGCTTTTAGAGACGACGAAGCCTTAGCAAGACATTTAAAAGCTAAAGGCGTAGACAAAGTATTACTTACTGCACCAGGAAAAAATGTTCCTAACATTGTTCATGGGGTAAATCATTTAGAACACAACCCAGATAAGGTAGATATTTTTTCTGCTGCATCTTGTACAACAAATGCAATTACACCTATTTTAAAAGTTATGGAAGATTCATTTGGTGTAAAAAGTGGTCATTTAGAAACTATTCACGCATATACAAACGACCAAAACTTAGTAGATAACTTCCATAAAAAATACCGTCGTGGTCGTGCTGCAGCATTAAATATGGTTATTACCGAAACTGGTGCCGGTAAAGCTGTTTCTAAAGCACTTCCGTCTTTAGAAGGTAAATTAACCTCAAATGCTATTCGTGTTCCAGTTCCAAATGGATCATTAGCTATTTTAAATCTAGAGTTAGAAAATTCAACATCGGTTGAAGGTATTAATACTATTATTAAAAAATATGCTCTAGAAGGCGATTTAGTTGAGCAAATTAAATATGAATTAAGCGACGAATTAGTATCTAGTGATATTGTAGGAAGTTCGGCGCCTTCAATTTATGATAGTAAAGCAACTATTGTAAGAGAAGATGGTAAAAATGCTATTCTTTACATTTGGTATGATAATGAGTATGGCTATAGCCACCAAGTTATCCGATTGGCTAAATACATTGCTAAAGTAAGACGTCACACCTATTATTAA
- a CDS encoding TPR end-of-group domain-containing protein, which translates to MSKILLSIVFFNLYITAFSNIQQVQVDSLEQPLYKPFIERYILDEIKSLRQENQKLRAQVTEQVAEAKLESSDRAINYTTSTVNNIFYIITAAASLLVLLGWRSLNDIKKSIKIDTAKKIQTLTGDYEKRLQQIEKKLVERSKIIIETQQEISNTNSIHSLWMRAGLEKSEEEKISIYDEILDINPNDIEAMTYKADALLEIGEIRWALNLLNTAIDNDSDYSLAYWQRACTYALLDKPDEAVRDIEISLQLSDTLTEELLNEKHFDNLRNNKKFQSLIKST; encoded by the coding sequence ATGTCAAAAATCTTACTTTCAATCGTTTTTTTCAATTTATATATTACTGCTTTTTCAAATATTCAACAAGTACAAGTAGATAGTTTAGAGCAGCCTTTATACAAGCCATTTATAGAACGTTACATTCTTGATGAAATAAAAAGTTTACGCCAAGAAAACCAAAAACTAAGGGCGCAAGTTACAGAGCAAGTAGCCGAAGCTAAATTAGAGTCGTCAGATAGAGCCATAAATTATACAACAAGCACCGTAAACAATATTTTTTACATTATTACAGCTGCCGCTTCTTTATTAGTATTATTAGGTTGGCGATCACTTAACGATATAAAAAAGAGTATAAAAATAGATACTGCTAAAAAAATACAAACCCTTACTGGAGATTATGAAAAACGACTACAGCAGATAGAAAAAAAATTAGTAGAACGCTCAAAAATAATTATCGAAACGCAACAAGAAATTTCTAATACCAATTCTATTCACTCATTATGGATGCGTGCAGGACTAGAAAAAAGTGAAGAAGAGAAAATTTCGATTTATGATGAAATTTTAGACATTAACCCAAATGATATTGAAGCGATGACTTATAAGGCTGATGCTTTGTTAGAAATTGGTGAAATTCGTTGGGCATTAAACTTGCTAAATACTGCAATAGATAACGATAGTGATTATTCTTTAGCATATTGGCAACGCGCTTGTACTTATGCACTATTAGACAAACCAGACGAAGCCGTTAGAGATATTGAAATATCCTTACAATTATCTGACACACTAACTGAAGAGTTACTTAACGAAAAACACTTTGATAATTTAAGGAATAACAAAAAATTTCAATCGCTTATTAAATCAACTTAA
- the rplS gene encoding 50S ribosomal protein L19: protein MESLVKYVQDEFVAKKDFPEFSAGDTITVYYEIREGDKVRTQFFRGVVIQRRGSGSTETFTIRKMSGTVGVERIIPINMPALQKIEVNKRGKVRRARIYYFRGLTGKKARIKEQVRR, encoded by the coding sequence ATGGAGTCTTTAGTAAAATACGTACAAGACGAGTTTGTAGCAAAAAAAGATTTTCCAGAATTTTCAGCTGGAGATACAATTACAGTTTATTACGAAATTAGAGAAGGTGACAAAGTTCGTACACAGTTCTTTAGAGGAGTTGTAATCCAAAGAAGAGGAAGCGGTAGTACAGAAACGTTTACCATTAGAAAAATGTCTGGAACAGTAGGTGTTGAGCGTATTATTCCTATCAACATGCCAGCTTTACAAAAAATTGAAGTCAATAAGAGAGGTAAAGTACGTAGAGCTAGAATTTACTACTTTAGAGGTCTTACTGGTAAAAAAGCAAGAATTAAAGAGCAAGTACGCCGCTAA
- the trmD gene encoding tRNA (guanosine(37)-N1)-methyltransferase TrmD yields MRIDIITVLPELLKSPFEASILKRAIEANLVEVHFHNLRDYTTDKYKSVDDYQFGGGAGMVMMVEPIDKCITKLQSQRNYDEIIYMTPDGETLNQGIANKLSLHENIIILCGHYKGVDQRVRDKFITKEISIGDYVLSGGELGAAVLCDAVIRLIPGVLGNETSALTDSFQDNLLAPPIYTRPREYKGMKVPEILFSGNFPKIEKWREEQAYKRTQERRPDLLKD; encoded by the coding sequence ATGCGTATTGATATTATAACTGTTTTACCAGAACTTCTAAAAAGCCCTTTTGAAGCCTCCATTTTAAAAAGAGCTATCGAGGCTAACTTAGTTGAAGTTCACTTTCATAACCTAAGAGATTATACAACCGATAAATATAAATCTGTAGACGATTATCAGTTTGGTGGTGGAGCAGGTATGGTTATGATGGTGGAACCTATTGATAAATGCATTACAAAGCTACAATCGCAACGCAATTACGATGAGATTATTTATATGACCCCAGATGGTGAAACACTAAATCAAGGTATTGCCAATAAATTATCATTACATGAAAATATTATTATTTTATGTGGGCATTATAAAGGTGTCGACCAACGCGTTAGAGATAAATTTATAACCAAAGAAATCTCTATTGGCGACTACGTACTCTCTGGTGGCGAGTTAGGAGCTGCTGTACTTTGCGATGCTGTTATACGTTTAATTCCTGGTGTGTTAGGAAATGAAACTTCTGCCCTAACCGATTCGTTTCAAGATAACCTTTTAGCACCTCCAATTTATACCAGACCTAGAGAATACAAAGGCATGAAAGTTCCAGAAATTCTTTTTAGCGGCAACTTTCCTAAAATTGAAAAATGGCGAGAAGAGCAAGCCTACAAAAGAACCCAAGAACGTAGACCAGATTTATTAAAAGATTAA